The proteins below are encoded in one region of Mauremys reevesii isolate NIE-2019 linkage group 15, ASM1616193v1, whole genome shotgun sequence:
- the LOC120383502 gene encoding cystatin-B-like yields the protein MRRCGGLTGAQPATLEAQQVADEVQLQVEEKEGKKFEVFTAVEFKTQVVAGINYFIKVHVGNEEFLRGFKSLPHENKPLSLSSYQSSKTKHDELTYF from the coding sequence ATGAGGAGGTGCGGGGGGCTGACGGGCGCCCAGCCGGCCACCCTGGAAGCACAGCAGGTTGCCGACGAGGTGCAACTTCAGGTGGAagaaaaagaagggaagaaatTTGAGGTCTTCACTGCTGTGGAGTTTAAAACTCAGGTGGTTGCAGGAATAAACTACTTCATCAAGGTCCATGTTGGCAATGAGGAGTTCTTGCGGGGGTTCAAAAGCCTTCCTCATGAGAACAAACCTCTGAGCCTCTCCAGTTATCAGAGCAGCAAGACTAAGCATGATGAGCTGACTTACTTTTAG
- the LOC120383501 gene encoding zinc finger protein RFP-like: MAAENPVERLQEEATCPVCLEYFTEPVTLECGHNLCRACISQCWEGSDTAASCPQCRETMQQGNLRPNRQLANVVEIAKRLSLQAAKGAEGDGVCGEHQEALKLFCEEDQTPICVICRESRAHRAHMVVPIQEAAQEYKERIQAHLKTLREERESCWD, from the exons atggctgcagagaaccccgTGGAAAGGCTCCAGGAGGAAGCGACATGTcccgtctgtctggagtatttcacagaacctgtcactctggagtgtgggcacaatctctgccgagcctgcatcagccagtgctgggagggatccgatacagccgcctcctgccctcagtgcagagaaactatgcaacagggaaacctcaggcccaacaggcagctggcaaatgTCGTAGAAATCGCCAAGCGGTTGAGTTTACAAGCAGCAAAGGGAGCAgaaggggatggggtgtgtggggaacaccaggaggctctgaaactgttctgtgaggAAGATCAAACCCCCATCTGTGTGATCTGCAGAGAGTCCCGGGCTCACCGCGCTCACATGGTGGTCCCCATccaggaggctgcccaggagtacaag gaaagaatccaggcccatttgaaaactctgagggaagagagagaaagctgctgggattga